Proteins from one Kazachstania africana CBS 2517 chromosome 1, complete genome genomic window:
- the ARP4 gene encoding Arp4p (similar to Saccharomyces cerevisiae ARP4 (YJL081C); ancestral locus Anc_1.287) — MSNPALQVYGGDEISAVVIDPGSYSTNIGYSGTDCPQAILPSCYGDYTNTDDPEGKKKKVFSEQSICIPRKDYEIKPIVENGVVIDWDAAQEQWSWALENQLYLRSNSGIPALLTEPIWNTVENRKKSLELLLEGMDFEACYLASTPTCVSFGTGRSSCLVVDLGHDTCSVSPVVDGMTLSKSTKRNFFAGGYLNELIKNYISPEKIIPLFAIDKRRPELKKKVFEFPVHESLYKYANDRGIFQECKETLCQVAAPSTLDKMKSELATVAKRSIETPWTEEIIFDNETRYGFAEQLFLPRKEDVPDNWNISENGTVETWHNDYVPVKRTKPSGSVKSNKDSTPQNSVEPSITAEPLDETNENGKRIIESSSEITKGSLLGVADLVHSSIMASDVDLRATLAHNVVLTGGTSTIPGLSDRLMAELNSRLPALKFRMITTGHTRERQYQSWLGGSVLTSLGTFHQLWVGKEEYQDVGVDRLLADRFR; from the coding sequence ATGTCAAATCCAGCATTACAAGTTTATGGTGGTGATGAAATTTCCGCTGTTGTTATTGATCCAGGTTCCTATTCAACCAATATTGGTTATTCAGGTACAGACTGTCCTCAAGCTATACTGCCATCTTGCTATGGTGATTACACAAATACTGACGATCCAgaaggaaagaaaaagaaggtTTTTTCTGAGCAGTCAATTTGTATACCAAGGAAAGACTACGAAATCAAGCcaattgttgaaaatgGAGTCGTCATAGATTGGGATGCTGCGCAAGAACAATGGTCTTGGGCTttagaaaatcaattatatttGAGATCTAATAGTGGCATTCCTGCTTTATTGACTGAGCCTATATGGAATACTGTGGAAAATAGGAAAAAATCTCTAGAACTTTTGTTGGAAGGGATGGATTTCGAGGCCTGTTACTTAGCTTCAACTCCAACATGCGTCTCTTTCGGTACTGGTAGATCGAGTTGTTTGGTTGTAGATCTCGGGCATGATACATGCAGTGTGAGTCCTGTGGTAGATGGGATGACGCTATCTAAAAGTACgaagagaaatttctttgcAGGAGGGTATCTTAATGAATTGATAAAGAACTATATTTCAcctgaaaaaattatccCACTTTTTGCAATAGATAAGAGAAGACCAGagctgaaaaagaaagtatttgaatttcCTGTACACGAATCGTTGTACAAATACGCTAATGATCgtggaatttttcaagaatgtAAAGAGACGCTATGCCAAGTTGCTGCACCTTCAACTTTAGACAAGATGAAATCCGAATTGGCCACTGTAGCTAAGAGATCAATAGAAACGCCATGGACAGAGGAAATTATATTTGACAATGAAACTAGATATGGATTTGCAgaacaattatttttgCCTAGAAAGGAAGATGTCCCAGATAACTGGAATATCTCTGAAAATGGAACTGTAGAGACGTGGCATAATGATTACGTTCCCGTAAAAAGAACAAAACCCAGTGGATCAGTAAAGTCTAATAAAGATTCCACTCCTCAGAACTCTGTTGAGCCATCCATTACTGCTGAACCACTTGATGAgacaaatgaaaatggtaaaagAATTATAGAGTCCTCGAGTGAAATCACGAAGGGTAGTTTACTTGGTGTTGCCGATCTGGTCCACTCATCAATTATGGCAAGTGACGTTGATCTACGTGCCACATTAGCACACAATGTTGTCTTGACTGGTGGCACTTCAACAATACCGGGTTTGAGTGACAGGCTTATGGCAGAGCTTAATAGTAGACTACCGGCCCTGAAATTTAGAATGATAACTACAGGCCATACCAGAGAAAGGCAATATCAATCTTGGTTAGGAGGCAGTGTGCTGACGAGCTTGGGGACGTTCCATCAATTATGGGttggaaaagaagaatatcaaGATGTTGGTGTTGACAGACTTTTAGCTGATCGCTTTAGATAA
- the SCP160 gene encoding Scp160p (similar to Saccharomyces cerevisiae SCP160 (YJL080C); ancestral locus Anc_1.290) has translation MSNALEESNTPATSVDTTIDSVPEATTPTTSQSVAPQDNESAADSTTVEEQKKTPLPSLKDLPSLVSKDAFTKTPVSWGPNMKPVAATLMSQTFTSSSSTPGPRRMRSTNIQESFTLDLQSQLSITKPELSRIVLSIKQSLDVSIESTLSKNSRTFLISGVADNVHSAKRELIKKLTKPINDRIQIPTRCKAAVIGSGGKTIREISNKFEVKVNVGKEEIEGSYDEDLDDTATDVSFFGDFESVNLAKAKIMQIVKEETKNATIKVSVTDSLLLPFVQINSIDSIPGTIKCQFFKDTGDIVISGLRDDAKQAKITIQKYLDALANTLTEQKVKIPTKFQFLIDANELKEKFNVTVTFPTAHKDDFVSFAGEEKKVKEAISFARASSKAYVVDSLDIARAHSKNIEHAKNLVLYFMKYNALKTVLDQSPEIQISLPSVEELVLAENDVNINISAKSEDVAKIKAARKDIIGVVNGITPEDTLTVTDLDYDLFHKNIKQILSGLNEKIAFIQLGDYIKGNDSVILMAITSDEDFKPTSEEIKETLQRANGLLNPLREKLNSMSTKVYDLDSAKQEELLSKSSVTLPLIMEDISNEDGNVQFKLHTPENDKLTVRGDEKAVKLVNKAINLIIESPSKKSKITVEVPSNTVSRLIGNKGSNLQNIKDKFDVNVDVPPQESNSKDKQVEITLTGLEYNLNHAKKFVLAEAKKWADIVTKQLVVPAKYYRNLMGPRGSYRTRLQEKYSVFINFPTNGDIVTVRGPSRGVKQAYEELNSLLDFEMENGHKATMQVPAEHVPRVIGKNGDIINDIRAEFGVEMDFLQKNDDEKVKETGLMDLEIVGSRQAIKEAQAKVQQIVSEASDYTNEVLTVDRKYHRTIVGPGGRTLREIISKAGGDEIRNKNVDIPNVNSESDVITVQGPKSFVSKVVKEINKIVEEGENSITRELDIPKERQGALVGPGGVVRRQLETEFNVVVQVPNKDKTGPVTLTGLPENIEKAENKIINEILKDNFDVELEVPAAAHEFVSERGALIQKLRIDESINIKHGNSTKRATKLNRAKLVIPLDRVYPATEEEKSEKVKVTIEELSESAKLEEGNIPWRLTYEPIDISYILADDEETEAKEPKKNTIDEAKKKQALETATKIIEDRVSKAPAAKFVGYVWVSDVKRFNKIIGPGGSNIKQIREATGALINVPRKSDAPNDVVYIRGTKEGVEKAAEMVVKSLKN, from the coding sequence ATGTCCAACGCTTTGGAAGAATCAAACACTCCAGCCACGTCTGTCGACACAACTATCGATTCCGTCCCAGAAGCTACTACTCCTACAACTTCTCAATCCGTTGCTCCACAAGATAATGAATCCGCTGCCGACTCAACTACCGTGGAAGAGCAGAAGAAAACCCCATTACCTTCTCTAAAGGACTTACCATCTTTAGTCTCCAAGGACGCTTTCACAAAGACGCCAGTTTCTTGGGGTCCAAATATGAAACCGGTCGCTGCTACTCTGATGTCTCAAACTTTCACCAGCTCCTCATCAACTCCAGGTCCTAGAAGAATGAGATCAACAAACATTCAAGAAAGTTTCACCCTAGATTTACAGTCACAGTTGTCAATCACCAAACCTGAATTGTCCCGTATTGTCTTGTCCATTAAACAATCATTAGATGTCTCCATTGAATCTACTCTTTCTAAGAATTCTCGTACCTTTTTAATCTCTGGTGTCGCTGATAACGTTCATTCCGCTAAGAGAGAGttgatcaaaaaattaactAAACCAATTAATGATAGAATTCAAATCCCAACTAGATGTAAAGCTGCTGTTATTGGTTCTGGCGGTAAGACCATCCGTGAAATCTCCAACAAGTTTGAAGTTAAAGTTAACGTTGGtaaggaagaaattgaaggtTCATACGATGAAGATTTGGACGACACTGCTACCGATGTTTCCTTCTTCGGTGACTTTGAATCTGTCAATCTTGCCAAGGCAAAGATTATGCAAATCGTCAAGGAAGAAACCAAGAACGCTACTATCAAGGTTAGCGTTACTGACTCCTTACTTCTACCTTTCGTCCAAATCAATTCCATCGATTCTATCCCAGGAACTATTAAATGCCAATTCTTCAAGGACACTGGTGACATTGTCATTTCTGGTTTAAGAGATGACGCTAAACAAGCTAAGATCacaattcaaaaatactTGGACGCTTTAGCCAACACATTAACTGAACAAAAAGTTAAAATTCCAACGAAGttccaatttttaattgatgCCAATGAGttaaaggaaaaattcaatgttACGGTTACATTCCCAACTGCCCACAAGGATGActttgtttcttttgcaggcgaggaaaaaaaagttaagGAAGCTATTAGCTTCGCCAGAGCTTCCTCGAAGGCTTACGTTGTCGATTCATTAGATATTGCCAGAGCCCACTCTAAGAACATTGAACACGCTAAAAACTTGGTCTTATACTTCATGAAATACAATGCTTTGAAAACAGTATTAGATCAATCTCCAGAAATTCAGATTTCTTTACCAAGTGTCGAAGAGTTAGTGCTAGCTGAAAATGATGTTAATATCAACATTAGTGCCAAGTCAGAAGATGTTGCCAAGATTAAAGCCGCTCGTAAGGATATTATCGGTGTCGTCAATGGTATCACTCCTGAAGATACATTAACTGTCACTGACTTAGATTATGATTTGTTCCACAAAAACATCAAGCAAATCTTATCAGGtctaaatgaaaaaattgctttTATTCAATTAGGTGATTACATCAAGGGCAATGATTCCGTTATTTTAATGGCTATTActtctgatgaagatttcaagCCAACTTCGGAGGAAATCAAAGAAACGTTACAAAGAGCTAATGGTTTATTGAACCCATTAcgtgaaaaattaaatagtATGTCTACTAAGGTTTATGACTTGGACTCTGCTAAGCAAGAAGAACTTCTATCCAAATCTTCAGTTACTTTACCATTAATCATGGAAGATATCTCCAATGAAGATGGTAACGTTCAATTCAAACTACACACTccagaaaatgataaactTACTGTAAGAGGTGATGAAAAGGCTGTTAAGTTGGTTAACAAGGCTATCAATTTAATCATTGAATCACCATCAAAGAAGTCTAAAATAACTGTTGAAGTTCCATCTAATACTGTATCTAGATTAATTGGTAACAAGGGCTCCAATTTGCAGAACATTAAGGATAAGTTTGACGTCAATGTCGATGTTCCACCACAGGAATCCAATTCTAAGGACAAACAAGTTGAAATAACTTTAACCGGTCTTGAGTACAATCTAAATCACGCAAAGAAATTTGTTCTCGCTGAAGCTAAGAAATGGGCTGATATTGTCACGAAGCAACTTGTTGTACCAGCTAAATACTACCGTAATTTGATGGGTCCTCGTGGTTCCTACCGTACTCGtttacaagaaaaatacaGTGTGTTCATTAACTTTCCAACTAACGGTGACATCGTAACTGTAAGAGGTCCTTCTCGTGGTGTCAAACAAGCTTACGAAGAATTAAACTCTCttttagattttgaaatggaAAACGGTCATAAAGCCACTATGCAAGTCCCTGCTGAACACGTTCCAAGAGTTATTGGTAAGAATGGTGACATCATTAACGACATCAGAGCTGAATTTGGCGTTGAAATGGACTTCTTACAAAAGAATGACGATGAAAAGGTTAAAGAAACTGGTTTAATGGATCTAGAAATTGTTGGTAGTAGACAAGCTATCAAGGAAGCTCAAGCAAAGGTTCAACAAATCGTTTCAGAAGCCTCCGACTACACCAATGAAGTTTTAACTGTTGATCGTAAGTATCATAGAACAATCGTTGGCCCAGGTGGTAGAACTTTGAGAGAGATCATTTCAAAGGCCGGCGGTGATGAAATCAGAAACAAAAATGTCGATATTCCTAATGTCAATTCCGAAAGTGACGTTATTACCGTTCAAGGTCCAAAGAGTTTTGTTTCCAAGGTTGTTAAggaaataaataaaattgttgaagaGGGTGAAAACAGCATCACCAGAGAATTAGATATTCCAAAGGAAAGACAAGGTGCGTTGGTTGGTCCAGGTGGTGTTGTTCGTCGTCAATTGGAAACCGAATTCAATGTTGTTGTTCAAGTTCCAAACAAAGACAAAACTGGCCCAGTCACTCTCACTGGTCTACCAGAGAACATTGAAAAGGCTGAAAACAAGATTATAAATGAGATCTTGAAAGATAATTTCGACGTTGAACTAGAAGTTCCTGCTGCTGCCCACGAATTCGTCTCTGAAAGGGGTGCCctaattcaaaaattaagaatTGATGAATCTATCAATATTAAGCACGGTAATTCTACCAAGAGAGCTACAAAATTAAACCGTGCTAAGTTAGTTATTCCTCTTGACAGAGTCTATCCAGCCaccgaagaagaaaaatctgaaaagGTCAAGGTTACTATAGAAGAACTTTCAGAATCTGCAAAACTTGAAGAAGGCAACATTCCATGGAGATTAACGTACGAACCAATTGACATTTCCTACATCTTAGCTGACGACGAAGAAACCGAAGCTAAAGAgccaaagaagaatacTATTGATGAAGCCAAGAAAAAGCAAGCTCTAGAAACTGCTACCAAGATTATTGAAGATAGAGTTTCCAAGGCTCCAGCTGCTAAGTTCGTTGGTTACGTTTGGGTCTCTGATGTCAAGAGATTTAACAAAATCATTGGACCAGGTGGCTCTAACATCAAGCAAATCAGAGAAGCTACTGGCGCACTAATCAATGTTCCAAGAAAATCAGATGCACCAAACGATGTAGTCTACATTAGGGGTACAAAGGAAGGTGTTGAAAAGGCGGCCGAAATGGTCGTCaagtcattgaaaaattaa